Sequence from the Maribacter algicola genome:
AGGTTTGACGATATCAATGTAATCAACACGGGTCGTACCATTTAAACCAGACCTAATACAAAATTTCGAAAATGGCAATATATACAGAAGAAGAGGCTAGACAAATAATGGAAAAAGCGTTGAGCTTTTCCACGGCCGATACATGTGAAATAAATTTAAGTGGAGAGGAGAGCGGAAATATTCGCTACGCCAGGAATACGGTTTCCACCGCAGGTCATAGATCCAATCAATCATTGGTGGTACAATCCAGTTTTGGTAAGAAATCTGGAACGGCGACCATCGATGAGTTTGATGATGCCTCCTTGGAAAAGGTGGTGAAAAGAGCTGAGGAATTGGCAAAACTTTCCCCGGAGAATCCTGAGTTTATGGAGCCCTTGGAGCAACAAACGTACGACAAGGCCATAAATTTTGTGGAAGCAACGGCAAACATCACCCCAGAATACAGGGCATCAGTAGCAAATGACAGTATTGAACCCGCCGCAGCAAAGGATGTTACCGCTGCTGGATTTTTGGACGATTCCTATGGTTTTAACGCCATGTTGAATTCCAAGGGGCTTTTTGCCTACAACAAATCGTCCAATGTAGATTTTACGGTCACCATGCGTACCAATGACGGAACAGGCTCCGGTTGGGTATCCAGGGATTACAACGATATTGGTAAGTTCGATGCGTCCGAAGCATCCAAGGTAGCTATCGACAAGGCGGTCATGTCCAGGGAAGCAAAGGCCATAGAACCTGGAAAGTACACGGTTATCTTGGAACCTGCCGCGGCAGAGGACCTTATCAGTAATATGGCCCGATCCCTAAATGCCCGTACAGCGGATGAAGGCCGAAGTTTCATGTCCAAGGAAGGTGGTGGGACCAAATTGGGCGATAAAATCGTGGACGAAAGAGTAAGTCTTTGGTCCGATCCGTTGCACCCTGAAGTTCCTACAAGTACTTGGAGCGAGGATGGCCAGGCGTTGAGAAAAACAGTATGGATTGAAAACGGTGTGGTCAAAAATTTGGCCTATGATCGTTTTTGGGCCAAGGAACAGGGTGTGGAACCAGTACCGTTTCCCAATAACATTATTATGGGCGGGGGCGATGCTTCCTTGGAGGATTTGATCAAAAGTACCAAGAAAGGCATTTTGGTTACCCGTTTGTGGTATATCCGTACCGTAGACCCCCAAACTTTATTGTATACCGGACTTACAAGGGATGGAACGTTCTATATTGAAAACGGTCAAATAAAGTATCCGGTGAAGAACTTTCGCTTTAATGAAAGCCCGATCATTATGTTGAATAATTTGGAAACCTTGGGAGAGCAGGTCCGTATCAATGGTAATTTGATTCCCTACATGAAAATCAGGGACTTTACCTTTACGAGCTTGTCAGATGCCGTATAAAGCTTACAAGTTAAAAAGCTGGTTGCCCTATTTTATCGGAAGGCAGCCAGTTTTTTCTTTTTGCGAGTACGGGAATGAACCTTGAGGTAGTTTTTTAAAAGTGGAACCAAAGTTGAGCAACGATTTTTTCTTTACCCGACTACAATATGAATCCGGCGATTGGGATGT
This genomic interval carries:
- a CDS encoding TldD/PmbA family protein → MAIYTEEEARQIMEKALSFSTADTCEINLSGEESGNIRYARNTVSTAGHRSNQSLVVQSSFGKKSGTATIDEFDDASLEKVVKRAEELAKLSPENPEFMEPLEQQTYDKAINFVEATANITPEYRASVANDSIEPAAAKDVTAAGFLDDSYGFNAMLNSKGLFAYNKSSNVDFTVTMRTNDGTGSGWVSRDYNDIGKFDASEASKVAIDKAVMSREAKAIEPGKYTVILEPAAAEDLISNMARSLNARTADEGRSFMSKEGGGTKLGDKIVDERVSLWSDPLHPEVPTSTWSEDGQALRKTVWIENGVVKNLAYDRFWAKEQGVEPVPFPNNIIMGGGDASLEDLIKSTKKGILVTRLWYIRTVDPQTLLYTGLTRDGTFYIENGQIKYPVKNFRFNESPIIMLNNLETLGEQVRINGNLIPYMKIRDFTFTSLSDAV